Proteins encoded by one window of Candidatus Micrarchaeia archaeon:
- the rpsJ gene encoding 30S ribosomal protein S10, which produces MASKVKITLSGEKPKNIVGVVTQIKELAKNFGMKIRGPVPMPRKVLGITTRRTPCGDGSDTYEHWQKRISKRVLYVEADEKSIRNILRIKVPDDVFVKISLS; this is translated from the coding sequence ATGGCAAGCAAGGTAAAAATAACGCTCAGCGGCGAGAAGCCGAAAAACATCGTGGGAGTGGTAACCCAGATAAAGGAGCTCGCGAAGAACTTCGGAATGAAGATTCGCGGGCCGGTTCCCATGCCCAGGAAGGTTCTGGGCATAACCACAAGGAGGACTCCGTGCGGGGACGGGAGCGACACGTACGAGCACTGGCAGAAGAGGATATCCAAAAGAGTTCTTTACGTCGAAGCGGACGAGAAGAGCATCAGGAACATCCTAAGGATAAAGGTGCCAGATGATGTTTTCGTGAAAATCTCCTTAAGCTGA